The nucleotide window aaagactttaaatataatttaatcagagcttgttttacagatgaagcacCTGACGTCTGTGGGGGCTGAAAACGCTTCCTGATTATAGAGCTAGGGACAGTGCCTAGATTAATATCCAAGTCTCCCAATTCCCAGCCCAAAATTCTTGACGGTACATGATTCTTCTGGCTTAGTTTGCTTCAAGGTTTACCTGGACTTACTATTTTGTTCACAATAGCTTTAGGCAATAACAATTCTACCTTTGTAGTTCAAGTCTTTTTCacaaaagaagttaaactttattgatcagaattttaaattgattttacCAATTTTTACAAATGACGAAAGTAAGGTAGGAAATGGCAAACGTTTTGAAGAAAAGGTAGCATAAATTAGTCCAGATTAAACACTTTATAACATTATAGATAAGCATGTAAagtatttcatttaaaacattatCATTATAAActtataaagcatttttaaatattaggaTATCTTTCCTCAAAGTATGAAGTGACAATGTTTTCTGTGATAAATGGGATACTTCCATGAGTGTAGAAAAGGTTTGGGTAGAGAAGAGCCTTGGCTCAGTTATACAGGCTTAGCAGAAGAGGTTCTGGTTACCAGGAGGGAGAAATCTGTACTCTTGGGTCCACTTACTTGACGTCAGCTGTCATAGTGGGGCTTCGTGAAGACTAGCACCAAAGAGTACAGTCCATTTCCTGTTTAATATACAAAAGGATATTACCAAGGGATACTACTACCcgtttttataattatttcaacCACAGACTTCTGTTACGTGATTTTCCACCtgtttatcattttgtttttgcTGAGTAATTCAATCAACTGGAGCAACTCCCGATAGCGTCTATTCTTGCTTAATTGGAGGAAGAAGATTTAAACAATTGACTCCACGTCTTACGAGGAGGCTTTCCAAAAAGACTGAAAAAGTTGGAACCCAACCTCTTTCGGTGGAAACCACGGATGAATAAGAGACGCCCGCGAGGGACCGCCTTTCTCACAGGCGCCACGCCCGGGAGCGGCGCGGCGAGGGGGTGCGGAAACGCCCTTCTGGGAGCCGAGCGCCGTCCCGGCCGCCTACCGCGGTGTGCGGGGGCAGGGGCGGTTCCGTCGGGCCCGGGCTCCGGCCCCCGCGGCGCACGCCGTCCGAGCCCGCGGGGCGCACGGGGGTCAGGTCGAGGACGCGGGCCGGGCCGGGGCGTGCCCACGTGACCGCCCCGCCCGCCGTCGGCCAGGCCGCAGCTCCCGGCGTGCTCCTCAGTCGCCGCTGCCCGCCGCCCCGCCTTCTCCGCCCAGCGCCTCAGAGCCGGATCCCCAGCCGCCGCCGCAGCCACCGTCGCGGGCACGATGGTAAGGCGAGCGCGCGGGCCGAGGGCCGGGCGTGGCGAGCAGAGCCCCCGGCGCGCCCCTGCGGGGCTCTGGGGGCGAGGCGCCATTTTAACCCGGCTTGGGCCTCAGGGTGGTCGTTGCTGCGCTCCGTCCGGCCTCCCGGCCCCGCCGCTCCTCGAATTCCTGGGGGCGGGGAGGGCTTGGGCGCGGGCCGGGGGTCGGGACCCGAGCCGAGCGGGCGGCGTCCGGAGGGGCCGCGGGAGGGTCGGCCGCCTCACTCCGCTCCAGCCGGCTGTGCGCTGAGCTTCCTAATTTTACTTGACACGCGCGCCCTGAAATTGGTGCGTGCTCTCAGGCCGCTGTCGAAGGCGTTCGGGGCGGGTCTTGACGGCCTGTAGTAAACCCCTCAGGGGGAGATTGAGGATGTGGGAAAAcgcttttaaaaatgctttctcGCCGTAGAAAGCTTTTACACTAAATCCGTTAGTTTTGAAGTGTCTCCATTTGAGCTGGCGGGAATTATGTTGTAGCTGTGGGCGGCTTGACGTTCACACTTGATTCCCTTTCCTTATGAGGAAACGGCACTGGCTAGGatgactttaaagaaaaaaatagtagaaGCATTAACTGAAATCCCAAAGTGTTTTTTTAAGGCCTGCAGTGTTGACACAATACAGAAGGTATGTTCTGAAGCTCTGACATCACTcagtgaaataggaaacatttcaGGGATGGGACAGCTTGtatttgtccctttctctctACCTTTCATTTACTTCAACCTCCAAACCTCTTTAAAAGGGGTGAATGGGGCGGGATGAGTTAGAATCAGTGTGTCATGTACTGATACTTAAAATGTGGCAGATATGATTGGCATACTTGACTGATAGAATGCAATTTTTGATATCCAAACTAAAGGGAACCAAACTAAGGAACCAAAACACTTGTTCTGAAttactgttcatttttttttattttcaggctTCTGGAGTTACAGTGAATGATGAAGTCATCAAAGTTTTTAATGATATGAAAGTAAGGAAATCTTCTACACAAGAGgagattaaaaaaaggaagaaagcagtTCTCTTCTGTTTAAGCGatgacaaaagacaaataattgtAGAGGAAGCAAAGCAGATCTTGGTGGGTGATATTGGTGATACTGTAGAGGACCCCTACACATCTTTTGTGAAGTTGCTACCTCTGAATGATTGCCGATATGCTTTGTACGATGCCACATACGAAACAAAAGAGTCTAAGAAGGAAGACCTAGTATTTATATTCTGGtgtgtaaaaatgaaagaaaaaagtacttttaaaatgCAAGGATTGTTATTAACATAGCCCGTTTTaccttgctttttcttttaagtggGACTCATaagttgttcttgttttttttctgtagggCTCCTGAAAGTGCACCTTTAAAAAGCAAGATGATTTATGCTAGCTCTAAAGAtgccattaaaaagaaatttacaggTACAACATTGCATATTTTGTGTAGAGGAGTTACTCTTTCTTAATTATAATAAGGTAAtgggatgttttcttttttaggtaTTAAGCATGAGTGGCAAGTAAATGGCTTGGATGATATAAAGGACCGTTCGACGCTTGGAGATAAATTGGGAGGCAATGTAGTAGTTTCACTTGAAGGAAAACCCTTATAAAGTGACAGTCAAGTGCCATCTGGATCTTAAGGAGCTTCCATTTCTGCAGCTCAATTAATTGGAATAGTGTtaggttttcagtttttttttttttcctcctcttcccactGGCTCCTTCTAACAATGAATGGAGGAAATACCATTCATGTAAGCAGTCTTATCAGTGATTGCCATTAGACTGTTTAATACCGTTAACTTTTATGTAGAATCCAAGGAATGCCTTCCCATTGTATTTTAGCCAAAACAACTGGTTATAGCCTCCCTTGCAGCAAGCACTATAATGAATGTGATTGTCAATGTGAATAGCTTAGAATACTGCAAAGGGTAAGATAATTGAATGCCTTGAAAGTATTATCCACTGGTCAGATGGTAAACTTTATTCAGTATTATTTATAGTTGCACTTGATTGCAGTTCTGTGAGGCTCAGAGCATTCATACACCTCACCTGCCTTGGCAAGCCTATTTTTGTGACTTGGCAACACAGATATAACACTATGCATTGAAAGCACTTTTTTATAATAAGTTCATCATCCACCCCCAAAAGGAATGCCAATTAAGTTGTTTGTCAAATCAACTCATCCTAGTACCTCAGTGTTCATTCCTGTTACCTGTATATCTTCTTAAAAGAAATAGCTGTTACTAATACCTTTTTTTCCATTGAGTGTACACTACTGAGTAAGTGTAGGAGCTTACATTTACCATGTTAAGTCTTGCAACACTACAGATATTTTGAATATCAGTCATGATGGCAATTTCTGTATAAAAGAGCCTTAAATGGGACATTGTTTTTGAGATCAAACTCCCTACCCTCACAAAAATGGCCACGTTGCAATAAAAATTGTGGCATATTACAGAATGTTGCCTTGTTTTCCTTGGACATTTTACAAAAGGCTATGTGAAGCAACTTCTAAGGTAAATCACTATTCTCTGCACTGGTCATTTAAGAGTTTTTTGTATAACATTCATGTGTGATACTTTCCAATTtatttggtttaaaaaatattttaaagccaactaatataaaatattattataaaggGGTACTTTTATACGTTGTATTTATTTCCTTATGTGTTAATACGGAgatcagaaattatttttttgcaCTTTAACATAAATACTCTTCAGTACCTGATTTGTTCTCTGGATAAATTAGGGTGGTTCTTTTTTTATTCACATTTACATTTCTAAGTAATTGAATAGTAGAAGCAGGAAGCTCTTGCAGCATATTTTGtcacaattaaaataatttgtaaaatgtCCTTCAAAAGTTTAGTAATACTTCTTTAATTTAGGAGTTTTAATTTCAGCTACTATTTCTTAATTtgcatattagaaaaaaaaagaattgacaaAGCGGTCTCAAACATTAATAGTGGGATTTGGCTGTAGTCCAGACTGCTCTCCTTATAGAGAATTTGATCTGCCCAGTGTGAGCAGTTTGCTGTTAGCCAGAGCTATTTATGGCAAACACATGCTTTTGTATCTTGTCATAGTTATCCACAAATGGCAAAACTGGACTTGATTCTACTGGTATGCAGAACGGGCACGCTAGTAAGCACTCAATTGTGGCTTAGAACTTAACCCCATATATCTGAAGAGTGCTCTTATTCaaaaacatgaaatgaaaaattcccctttttttaatgtatagaagtaattcaaatatgattttatacttttccatattttcaaatgatttttcagataaAAACAAAGGAGTTAAATGTCTAAGCTTCCATTTAAAATTATGTAAGTGGCTTAGGATCTTTTGCACTGAACAGTTTTATTTCAGGCTTCCAGCTGTCCATATGAGTTATCCTGGACATTTGATGGCTTTTTGTAAGGCCAAACTCATAAGTAAAGCATGAGAATACTGACATACTAAACCATATGTGTAACTGATAATCTGTACCAtagatttttccttattttcctcATTCTAAAAAATAAGGGACTCCAAGTTATGTAgtatcttttgtttttatagctgACTTCTCAATTTTCTTACATGCCTCATATATATGATTCAGTGATTAAATACTGCTTTAAACTGTGGTACTTTGATTTGTTAGATTGACAGAACTGATACTGTTAAGTTCATCTTTGAAATATGTCTTTGTGCATAAAgccaaaaataattacaaaattaatGGTTCATGTGTTACTTGAGGCTGATTTGGCATTTGAAATGATCGTTTTATTTTACAACAATTTACAAGGAAACAATGTTCCAGTTAGCTTTAAAAGGTAAAAGGTGCTAATTAGTAAAATATTGAGGGCAGTATTTTACTGCTAGCTTGCAAAAtttaagtgtttaaaaaaataaaatatatgaaaatatataaagctgCTGAGACGTGTTTACTTATGTACTTCAgaacaataaaatttttaaagccaGTATTGCAGATCAGGGAAGCATTATCCTTAGTCTGTTTTTTAGGATTTCATTTAAATACTTTATCATTTATGGATATCAGTATTTGAAGACTGAGTGTTGTAGCGAGTAACTTAATATTCTCAGACAAATGGGAACAGTTGGCATTTGTCCCCAACTGGCTATCAGCTGTTGTTTTCCATCATTATCTAAAATAATGTGGCCAGCATTGTGTATTTAATGTGCCTTTTTAGTAGATTGGAAGAAAAGCCTCTTACTAGGTCTGATACATATCTTTTATAGCAGTTAATTTATGGAATCTAGCAAATGAGATTCgagaaaaattactttaaaagtgTTTCCCTGTTAAGGAATAATCTCAGCAATGGTAAATCATAGAGGGATTGGGAACACCTTTCTTTAGTTTCACCACTCTGAAAAAGTCATGTGATTCTGCACTTACCCATCCTGTTTTTCCTTGCCAGTTTAATAGTTTGAGAGCCAAAACAAACCTTTTTCTATGATATGAAAGCTACTAGAGATATGTAGGCAGGCTTCAATGCATATTACTTTTCAGACAACATGAATTTATAGATATTCCATGTCTCAGCCAGTAAAGAAGGCTGAGGCTTTTCTTTTGCTCTACATCATCcgaataatttatttctttccatgtagaACTGGAatcatccctcccctttggaaaATTTTCTTGCTATAAAGCAGTTGGGCAAAttaatctctctaagcctcaggttCTTAATTCATAATATGAGAATGATAATACCTGTCTACCACACCTGATTGCTGAGGATCAAATATTGAAATGCTTTTGGGAAAACaggaaaatgctatataaatgtAATTCTCTCA belongs to Manis pentadactyla isolate mManPen7 chromosome 11, mManPen7.hap1, whole genome shotgun sequence and includes:
- the CFL2 gene encoding cofilin-2, whose amino-acid sequence is MASGVTVNDEVIKVFNDMKVRKSSTQEEIKKRKKAVLFCLSDDKRQIIVEEAKQILVGDIGDTVEDPYTSFVKLLPLNDCRYALYDATYETKESKKEDLVFIFWAPESAPLKSKMIYASSKDAIKKKFTGIKHEWQVNGLDDIKDRSTLGDKLGGNVVVSLEGKPL